The sequence below is a genomic window from Deltaproteobacteria bacterium.
GTTGCCGTGCGCGGCGATGACACGTTGGAACTCCGCCGCGGCACGGTCCCACGCTTCGTTCCACGAGAGCGTGACGAACGAATCGTTGCCTCGCTCACGCGAAGGACCGGGCCCGTGATCGAGCCAACCGCGACGCGCCACCGGCTGCTGAATGCGCACAGAGTGGCGAACGCTGCCGGGGAGATTGCGCAGCAACGGCGACGGATCGGGGTCGTGCAGCGGATGAACCGCGGCGATGTCGCCGTCGCGGACAGTGACGGTGAATCCCCCCCAATGCGAACTGTGAGTCAGCGCCGGTGCAGCGATCGTAGACATCTTGCGTAGTTTCGTACCAGCGTGCGAAGCGGATGTCGACGGCAGCACCGCGCATGGCCGCAGTGCCCCTCGATACGCCCCCCCTCGATACGAAGCCTTCGGCTTCTACTCGGTGTGGCTACTCGGGGAAGCGGTGGTTGGTTTCACTCCACTCGAATCCATCTTCACGACAAACCAATTCCCTCTCCCTCTGGGAGAGGGTTAGGGTGAGGGCTCCGACCTGAAAGTCAGAACACCCGCAGCGTGATGCGGCGATCGATCGGTGCCGTGTCGGCGGGAAGCCCACGCTCGGCCTGACGCAGCATGCGCAAGATTTCCGGACCCATCAGGTCGAGTGCGGTGGAGCGGTACGACTCGCCGCCGAACTCGCGGATGCGCCGCGTCTGCTGGCGCAGGATCTCGGCGTCCTGTGCGAGGATGGTATCGAGCTGCTTTTCGATGATCGGCCGCATCTCGTCGCGTTTGTCGACGGGAACTTTCCAACACGACACCAGCCAGAAGCGCGTCCGCAGATCGCTCACGGGCGTGTGCGGCAGCGTACTGACCAAATGGCGGCCGGCGCTGGTTCGGTACTCGACCTGCGCGACACCCGGCAGGAAAAATCGATCCCAGTGTTGTGAGACGATCGGCCGGCCCTCAGCGTCGGTCGTAGCGCCCGAGAGCGGTGGCTCGCCGATGTACTCGACTTCGATGCCGCCGGGAATCCGCCGCCGCACCGCCTCGATCTCGCGGCTGCCTTTGCCGCGGAAATCGCCGCGGTGCACGAACGCGGTGTGCGGTACATCGAGCGCGTTCTCCAACGCCGCGTGCATCGTGCACTCGACGTCATACTCGCGCAGGACGACCAGATACTCGGGGTCGTCGATGTGAGGAATGCGAATGGGCGTGCCTGTCGGCTCGCCGTCGGCACGTCCCCACACCCACACGAATCCATCCTGCTCGCGCGTCGCGAAGGCTGGCACGCAGCGACCGCTGGCGTCGCTGCCGTCGAGCAGTCCCGGCACCTCGCGGCACGCGCCACCTCTATCGAAGCGCCAGCCGTGATACCCACAAGCGAGATGTCCTGCCGCATCGATGGTACCGAGGGAAAGCGGTGCATTGCGATGCGCGCAGCGATCGAGCAGCGTCGCAGCGCGGCCGCTCGCGTCGCGGAAGAGCACCACCGGCAGATCGAAGATCGTCCGCGCCAGCGGAGCATCACGCAGTTCGTCACCACGGCAGAGTGCGTACCAGCCGTCGAGCACGCGCGCGACGGAGTAGTGACCCTTGGTGAGCGGCGCGTTGGTCGTTCCGGTATCTGTCATCGCGTCATCGAGTTTTGCACAAGCCGGCGCTCCATACGATCGCTTCGCGATCTACTCGGGCAAACGGATATTGATCCCGTGAGAAACAACCGTTTCCCCGAGTAGCGGCACAGAGTAGAAGCCGAAGGCTTCGTATCGAAGGGCCGCGTATCGAGGGGCACGTCTTTGTGCACCGCCGCGTCATCCTTTCGTGCGCAACTCCTCGAAGCGCGCCAGCGCGCTGTCGAGATCGTCGATCTCGAAGAGCTCAGCTCCGACAATCTGATCGCCGCGGCGTACGGACAACCCGATGAAGACGGCCTCGAATTCGCCACCTTGAGCGTCCGTGCCGACCCAGCGCATGACGCCGACGCCACCGTGATCCGCCACGACGACCCAGTGGAGCGGCTCGAGCTTTACGTCAGGACTCAGTTCATACAAGGCGTCCAGCGAAGCGATGTACGCCTCGCCGTGCACTTGGCCGATCCCCGTGCGCCGATGGTCGTGGAAGAAGTAGTCGCTCGGCAGGAGTGTGCGAAGTCGAACGAGGTCGTGGTCGTTCCATGCGCGCACGAATTCAAACCACGCAGCCGGTACGTCATCCGCGCCGATGGCCGCGTAGCGCTCGATGAGCTCCGCGCTCGCGGCAGCGCGATCGTCGGGGTCGAAGAGCACGACCGCGACGAGGCGACCTTCGGCGTCGAGTTCGGTTAGAGCGAGGGTCTCGATCTCGAAGAGGAGGACCTCTTTCGTTCTCGTGAATCGATTGCGCTGGAGCGCCAATCGGTCACCCGCCGTGGCGAGTACCGTCGACGCTCTTTCTGTGTTGGGACCTGCCCAACGTATGCTGGCGAGGTAGCCTTCAGCGTCCGTAGTGCTGCGCAGGCCACGACGGCGGTCGTCGAACACGAGCCCGGGTGCGTGGAGCGCCCGCACCGCCTCCCAATCGCCTGCCGAGGCAAGGGCAATTTGCCGATCGATCGCGCGCGTAGCCGCGTTCGGCGGGACGTGCAGCGGATCGGGGCGCAACTCCTCGAAGTGCGCCAGCGCCGCGTCGAGGTCGTCGATCTCGAACAACTCTAGGTGCGTCGCACGACCCCGTGCCTGGACGAATAGTTCCAGGTACTCGCTCTCGAAGTCGCCGCCATCGGGCAAGGTGCCGGAACGACGGAGGACAGCGACCGCGCCGTGCCGATCGCACGCGGGCCAGAACCCGGCTTCGATCCGCGTCAGCGGCGCGAGGTTCCACAA
It includes:
- a CDS encoding aromatic ring-hydroxylating dioxygenase subunit alpha; amino-acid sequence: MTDTGTTNAPLTKGHYSVARVLDGWYALCRGDELRDAPLARTIFDLPVVLFRDASGRAATLLDRCAHRNAPLSLGTIDAAGHLACGYHGWRFDRGGACREVPGLLDGSDASGRCVPAFATREQDGFVWVWGRADGEPTGTPIRIPHIDDPEYLVVLREYDVECTMHAALENALDVPHTAFVHRGDFRGKGSREIEAVRRRIPGGIEVEYIGEPPLSGATTDAEGRPIVSQHWDRFFLPGVAQVEYRTSAGRHLVSTLPHTPVSDLRTRFWLVSCWKVPVDKRDEMRPIIEKQLDTILAQDAEILRQQTRRIREFGGESYRSTALDLMGPEILRMLRQAERGLPADTAPIDRRITLRVF